The Miltoncostaea oceani genome includes a region encoding these proteins:
- a CDS encoding diguanylate cyclase — protein sequence MEAQPFDVFRALAEQAALHRVASAVAESISPVALYDLVAEEVAGLLGVEAGIVWRFEGMTSEAVGSWGDHLTIVGSRFPLRGHGVLPRIWATNRPARALYDEIPADDPTRARIGPEGYRAGVGAPIRTSGGIWGAVLAATTRPDGLPEGAEERLGRFAELVGLAIVNSEDRRALADRVAEQTALGRVAAAVAAEWPPDEVFTLVCHEAARLTGAVGGCVIQLLGPDEGLMRTAWTDGGTSPLAVGSRIPLAPRSGELPAAAGEALRSAPTAGGPDWRLGWGDAVTCPIMIAGVRWGILSVAAAAGGSLPPGAEARLTRLAELAGVAVANAESRREIARHAAEQAALRRVATAVAADAEPEEVFALVSREAADLLGAASGLVIHVDARRAMHLVGGWRRPGLPAPPDGLSVPMADTETARALHGGRPVRVPLGHLDTGPWREAYGESVAAPIGVHGRLWGILCVSPVGGERIAADEDERLLAFAHLVGVSILNAENRAATAQEAREQAALRRVATAVAATADLDEVFALICREAAALLDVPSAGVMRFLDERRSQVVANWTAEGMPAPAPGAIIDMEARPAAAGDLRAGRAAHFAPDEASPSWTRAFDDVVAAPIVLGGELWGTLGVAGVDGPLGVAIEARLARFADLAGIAVANEEARRRSVDEAAALISGGALDMPSTLQAIARSARRALYADRVTCIVAAEGDTPTDVFTTEEDPAVRAEIERALREEPVAALMWSRMREGRDPITEMEDAGAAVEAATGVRSPLTMASSISIRLRAGEEVLGTIVASYRVPRRFTPRDRATLRSLASVAELAVVNARRHALTLAHLADAEERAATDPLTGLVNHRVFHERLREEVERSRRHRRPLSLVVFDLDHFKDVNDRHGHQAGDEILVAVGECLGAQARPEDVVARLGGEEFAWLVAESDSLDAWQAAERVREAVRRLPVAGGERLTLSAGVAELSQASDAGDLLRLADGALYWAKGHGRDISFRYSPEVVEELSAQERADRLERSQALNAIRVLARAVDAKDPSTRRHSERVSELADQIAGELGWPAERRALLRGAGLVHDVGKIGVPDSILFKPGRLTSGEYEQVKQHARLGAQIVADVLSAEQVVWVRHHHERIDGAGYPDGLAGDDIPEGSRVLAVADAWDVMTSDRPYAPPITAEAALQECHRVAGSQFSPDVVDALARLVASGATRAAELI from the coding sequence GTGGAGGCCCAGCCCTTCGACGTCTTCCGCGCCCTGGCCGAGCAGGCGGCGCTGCACCGCGTGGCGTCCGCCGTCGCGGAGTCGATCTCGCCGGTCGCCCTCTACGACCTCGTGGCGGAGGAGGTCGCCGGGCTGCTCGGCGTCGAGGCGGGGATCGTCTGGCGGTTCGAGGGCATGACGTCGGAGGCGGTGGGGAGCTGGGGCGACCACCTCACCATCGTCGGCTCCCGCTTCCCCCTGCGCGGCCACGGCGTGCTGCCGCGGATCTGGGCGACGAACCGCCCGGCGCGCGCGCTGTACGACGAGATCCCGGCCGACGACCCCACGCGTGCCCGCATCGGCCCGGAGGGGTACCGCGCGGGGGTCGGCGCGCCGATCCGCACCAGCGGGGGCATCTGGGGCGCCGTGCTCGCCGCCACGACCCGCCCCGACGGCCTGCCGGAGGGCGCCGAGGAGCGCCTCGGCCGCTTCGCGGAGCTCGTCGGCCTGGCCATCGTCAACAGCGAGGACCGGCGGGCGCTGGCGGACCGCGTCGCCGAGCAGACGGCCCTGGGCCGGGTCGCCGCCGCGGTCGCCGCGGAGTGGCCCCCGGACGAGGTGTTCACGCTGGTCTGCCACGAGGCCGCCCGCCTGACGGGCGCCGTCGGCGGGTGCGTCATCCAGCTCCTCGGGCCCGACGAGGGCCTGATGCGCACGGCGTGGACCGACGGCGGGACCTCGCCGCTCGCGGTCGGGTCGCGGATCCCCCTCGCGCCGCGGTCGGGCGAGCTGCCCGCCGCGGCGGGTGAGGCGCTGCGCAGCGCGCCCACCGCCGGCGGCCCGGACTGGCGGCTCGGGTGGGGCGACGCCGTCACGTGCCCGATCATGATCGCCGGCGTCCGGTGGGGCATCCTCAGCGTCGCGGCGGCCGCCGGCGGGTCGCTCCCCCCCGGCGCGGAGGCGCGCCTCACGCGCCTGGCCGAGCTCGCCGGGGTCGCCGTCGCGAACGCGGAGAGCCGCCGCGAGATCGCCCGCCACGCGGCCGAGCAGGCCGCCCTCCGCCGGGTCGCGACCGCCGTCGCCGCCGACGCGGAGCCGGAGGAGGTCTTCGCGCTCGTGAGCCGGGAGGCCGCCGACCTGCTCGGGGCGGCGTCGGGCCTCGTCATCCACGTCGACGCGCGGCGTGCGATGCACCTCGTCGGGGGGTGGCGGCGCCCGGGCCTGCCGGCGCCGCCCGACGGGCTCAGCGTCCCCATGGCGGACACCGAGACCGCCCGGGCGCTCCACGGCGGCCGGCCGGTGCGCGTCCCGCTCGGGCACCTCGACACCGGCCCGTGGCGCGAGGCCTACGGCGAGAGCGTCGCCGCGCCGATCGGCGTGCACGGCCGCCTCTGGGGGATCCTGTGCGTCAGCCCCGTGGGCGGCGAGCGGATCGCCGCCGACGAGGACGAGCGGCTGCTGGCGTTCGCCCACCTCGTCGGCGTGTCGATCCTGAACGCGGAGAACCGGGCGGCGACGGCGCAGGAGGCGCGGGAGCAGGCGGCCCTCCGCCGCGTCGCGACGGCCGTCGCCGCCACCGCCGACCTCGACGAGGTCTTCGCGCTGATCTGCCGCGAGGCGGCCGCCCTGCTCGACGTGCCGTCGGCCGGGGTGATGCGCTTCCTCGACGAACGCCGCTCCCAGGTGGTCGCGAACTGGACGGCCGAGGGCATGCCCGCCCCCGCCCCCGGGGCGATCATCGACATGGAGGCCCGGCCCGCCGCCGCCGGCGACCTGCGCGCCGGCCGCGCCGCCCACTTCGCCCCCGACGAGGCCTCGCCGTCGTGGACGCGGGCGTTCGACGACGTCGTGGCGGCGCCCATCGTCCTCGGCGGTGAGCTGTGGGGCACCCTCGGCGTCGCCGGGGTCGACGGCCCCCTCGGCGTCGCGATCGAGGCCCGGCTGGCCCGCTTCGCCGACCTGGCCGGCATCGCGGTCGCGAACGAGGAGGCGCGGCGACGCTCCGTCGACGAGGCCGCGGCGCTCATCTCGGGGGGCGCCCTCGACATGCCCTCCACGTTGCAGGCGATCGCCCGGTCGGCGCGTCGCGCCCTCTACGCGGACCGGGTGACGTGCATCGTCGCGGCCGAGGGCGACACCCCGACCGACGTCTTCACCACGGAGGAGGACCCCGCCGTGCGCGCCGAGATCGAGCGCGCCCTGCGCGAGGAGCCCGTCGCCGCCCTCATGTGGAGCCGGATGAGGGAGGGGCGGGACCCGATCACCGAGATGGAGGACGCGGGGGCGGCCGTCGAGGCGGCCACCGGCGTCCGCTCGCCCCTCACGATGGCGTCGTCGATCTCGATCCGCCTCAGGGCCGGCGAGGAGGTGCTCGGCACGATCGTCGCGTCGTACCGGGTGCCGCGGCGGTTCACCCCGCGCGACCGCGCGACCCTTCGCAGCCTCGCGAGCGTCGCCGAGCTGGCGGTCGTCAACGCCCGGCGGCACGCGCTGACCCTCGCCCACCTCGCCGACGCCGAGGAGCGGGCCGCGACGGACCCGCTGACGGGGCTCGTGAACCACCGCGTCTTCCACGAGCGGCTCCGCGAGGAGGTGGAGCGGTCCCGCCGCCACCGCCGTCCGCTGTCGCTCGTGGTGTTCGACCTCGACCACTTCAAGGACGTCAACGACCGCCACGGCCACCAGGCGGGCGACGAGATCCTGGTCGCGGTCGGAGAGTGCCTCGGCGCCCAGGCCCGCCCGGAGGACGTCGTCGCGCGCCTCGGGGGCGAGGAGTTCGCCTGGCTCGTCGCCGAGAGCGACTCGCTCGACGCCTGGCAGGCGGCCGAGCGGGTGCGGGAGGCGGTGCGCCGCCTGCCGGTCGCGGGGGGCGAGCGCCTCACCCTGTCGGCGGGCGTCGCGGAGCTGTCGCAGGCGAGCGACGCGGGCGACCTGCTGCGCCTCGCCGACGGCGCCCTCTACTGGGCGAAGGGGCACGGCCGCGACATCAGCTTCCGCTACTCCCCGGAGGTCGTCGAGGAGCTGTCGGCGCAGGAGCGCGCCGACCGCCTCGAGCGGTCCCAGGCGCTCAACGCGATCCGCGTTCTCGCCCGCGCCGTGGACGCCAAGGACCCGTCGACGCGCCGGCACTCGGAGCGCGTCTCCGAGCTGGCCGACCAGATCGCCGGCGAGCTCGGCTGGCCCGCCGAGCGCCGCGCCCTGCTGCGCGGGGCGGGGCTGGTGCACGACGTCGGCAAGATCGGCGTCCCCGACTCGATCCTCTTCAAGCCCGGCCGGCTCACGTCGGGCGAGTACGAGCAGGTCAAGCAGCACGCCCGCCTCGGCGCGCAGATCGTCGCGGACGTCCTGAGCGCGGAGCAGGTGGTGTGGGTGCGCCACCACCACGAGCGGATCGACGGCGCGGGCTACCCCGACGGCCTGGCGGGCGACGACATCCCCGAGGGATCGCGGGTGCTGGCGGTGGCCGACGCGTGGGACGTCATGACCAGCGACCGCCCCTACGCGCCGCCGATCACCGCCGAGGCGGCGCTGCAGGAGTGCCACCGCGTCGCCGGCAGCCAGTTCTCGCCGGACGTGGTGGACGCCCTGGCGCGCCTCGTCGCCTCGGGCGCCACCCGCGCGGCCGAGCTGATCTGA
- a CDS encoding 2-oxoacid:acceptor oxidoreductase subunit alpha has translation MARKSVVIRLAGESGEGVISSGDILTQAAARGGYWTQTFRTYPAEIKGGPCMYQVRMGEERIYSHGKDVDLLVCFNQEAWDLHWDSLGPDGVILFDETAVDIPEEYAARARPVRMEKLAKEIGGSLRAKNMVAVGAVAGVISFNTTPIEELVLRRYAHKQGVADANIAALRAGGDESADLRGSLAITDPVEVEADRILMSGNQAIAVGAIAAGVKYFAGYPITPASDILEWLSAKLPQVGGITIQCEDEIASISSVLGASYAGVKSMTATSGPGLSLMTEMLGYAGTAEIPCVVIDAQRGGPSTGLPTKTEQSDLQHALYGGHGEAPRVVIAPITVEDCFWATIDAFNYSERYQVPVILLTDQGLATRMEVIHKPDTDLIELWDRRTSAGLDREYKRYELTEDSISPMGIPGEEGGQYVSTGIEHDELGHPAYTPENHVAMQTKRWAKLEPLKNGIVRHEHYGEEQPEIAIIGFGSTYGAVREAIDLARAEGASVGAFYPRVLGPFPGEQVTAFAAKARRVVVPEVNFTGQLARLVRGECGIPVESHAKCDGLPFTAEDVLDVIMERIPS, from the coding sequence TTGGCACGAAAGAGCGTGGTGATCCGGCTTGCCGGAGAGTCCGGCGAGGGGGTCATCTCGTCGGGGGACATCCTGACCCAGGCCGCCGCCCGCGGCGGGTACTGGACCCAGACGTTCCGCACCTATCCCGCCGAGATCAAGGGCGGGCCGTGCATGTACCAGGTGCGGATGGGCGAGGAGCGGATCTACAGCCACGGCAAGGACGTGGACCTCCTCGTCTGCTTCAACCAGGAGGCCTGGGACCTCCACTGGGACTCCCTCGGGCCGGACGGCGTCATCCTGTTCGACGAGACCGCGGTCGACATCCCCGAGGAGTACGCGGCGCGCGCCCGCCCCGTGCGGATGGAGAAGCTCGCCAAGGAGATCGGCGGCTCCCTGCGCGCGAAGAACATGGTCGCCGTCGGCGCCGTCGCCGGCGTCATCTCGTTCAACACGACGCCGATCGAGGAGCTCGTGCTCCGCCGCTACGCCCACAAGCAGGGCGTGGCCGACGCGAACATCGCCGCCCTGCGCGCCGGCGGTGACGAGAGCGCCGACCTGCGCGGGTCCCTCGCGATCACCGACCCCGTCGAGGTCGAGGCCGACCGGATCCTCATGTCCGGCAACCAGGCGATCGCCGTCGGCGCCATCGCCGCCGGCGTGAAGTACTTCGCCGGCTACCCGATCACCCCGGCCTCCGACATCCTGGAGTGGCTGTCGGCGAAGCTCCCGCAGGTCGGCGGCATCACCATCCAGTGCGAGGACGAGATCGCCTCGATCTCCTCCGTGCTGGGCGCCTCCTACGCCGGGGTCAAGTCGATGACGGCGACCTCCGGGCCCGGCCTCTCCCTCATGACGGAGATGCTCGGCTACGCCGGCACGGCGGAGATCCCCTGCGTCGTCATCGACGCGCAGCGCGGCGGCCCGTCCACCGGCCTGCCGACGAAGACCGAGCAGTCCGACCTGCAGCACGCCCTGTACGGCGGGCACGGCGAGGCCCCCCGGGTCGTGATCGCGCCGATCACCGTCGAGGACTGCTTCTGGGCGACGATCGACGCCTTCAACTACTCGGAGCGCTACCAGGTGCCGGTCATCCTGCTGACCGACCAGGGCCTCGCGACGCGCATGGAGGTCATCCACAAGCCCGACACCGACCTGATCGAGCTGTGGGACCGCCGCACCTCCGCCGGCCTCGACCGCGAGTACAAGCGGTACGAGCTGACGGAGGACTCGATCTCCCCGATGGGCATCCCGGGCGAGGAGGGCGGCCAGTACGTCTCCACCGGCATCGAGCACGACGAGCTCGGCCACCCCGCCTACACGCCAGAGAACCACGTCGCGATGCAGACGAAGCGCTGGGCGAAGCTCGAGCCGCTGAAGAACGGCATCGTGCGCCACGAGCACTACGGCGAGGAGCAGCCGGAGATCGCGATCATCGGCTTCGGCTCGACCTACGGCGCGGTGCGCGAGGCGATCGACCTCGCCCGGGCCGAGGGCGCCTCCGTCGGCGCGTTCTACCCCCGCGTGCTCGGGCCCTTCCCGGGCGAGCAGGTCACCGCGTTCGCGGCGAAGGCCCGCCGCGTGGTGGTCCCGGAGGTCAACTTCACCGGCCAGCTCGCGCGTCTCGTGCGCGGCGAGTGCGGCATCCCCGTCGAGAGCCACGCCAAGTGCGACGGCCTCCCCTTCACCGCCGAGGACGTCCTCGACGTCATCATGGAAAGGATCCCCAGTTGA
- a CDS encoding 2-oxoacid:ferredoxin oxidoreductase subunit beta — MSTVPAKRKPSDYKSELKPIWCPGCGDFGVLASLYRAFAELDLDPANTVVVSGIGCSSRLPGFVSTYGFHSLHGRPLPVAMGVKLANPDLNVIAVGGDGDGFAIGAGHFPHAARRNVDITYLVMDNEIYGLTKGQVSPTSLTDQKAPSTPWGNLETPLNTLAFAVASGASFVARGASFNTKALTELIVQAMEHKGFSYIDALSPCVMFNNHQEEWKELVTDVAPDHDVADKTAAFDLALKGGFKMGILYREQRATINEKYAALVEAAKDSDLETMLEAFNARKGAAIGKPTV, encoded by the coding sequence TTGAGCACCGTCCCCGCGAAGCGCAAGCCCTCCGATTACAAGTCGGAGCTCAAGCCGATCTGGTGCCCGGGCTGCGGTGACTTCGGCGTCCTCGCCTCGCTCTACCGGGCGTTCGCCGAGCTCGACCTGGACCCCGCCAACACCGTCGTCGTCTCGGGCATCGGCTGCTCCAGCCGCCTCCCGGGCTTCGTCTCGACGTACGGCTTCCACTCCCTGCACGGGCGCCCGCTGCCGGTCGCGATGGGCGTGAAGCTCGCGAACCCCGACCTGAACGTGATCGCGGTCGGCGGCGACGGCGACGGCTTCGCCATCGGCGCCGGCCACTTCCCGCACGCGGCCCGCCGCAACGTCGACATCACGTACCTGGTGATGGACAACGAGATCTACGGCCTCACCAAGGGCCAGGTCTCGCCGACGTCGCTCACCGACCAGAAGGCGCCCTCGACCCCCTGGGGCAACCTCGAGACGCCGCTGAACACGCTGGCGTTCGCGGTCGCCTCCGGCGCGTCGTTCGTCGCCCGCGGGGCCTCCTTCAACACGAAGGCGCTGACCGAGCTGATCGTGCAGGCGATGGAGCACAAGGGCTTCTCGTACATCGACGCCCTCTCGCCCTGCGTGATGTTCAACAACCACCAGGAGGAGTGGAAGGAGCTCGTCACCGACGTCGCGCCCGACCACGACGTCGCCGACAAGACGGCCGCCTTCGACCTCGCCCTGAAGGGCGGGTTCAAGATGGGGATCCTCTACCGCGAGCAGCGCGCCACGATCAACGAGAAGTACGCGGCGCTGGTCGAGGCCGCGAAGGACAGCGACCTCGAGACGATGCTCGAGGCGTTCAACGCCCGCAAGGGCGCGGCGATCGGCAAGCCGACCGTCTAG
- a CDS encoding quercetin 2,3-dioxygenase has product MMATTQAPADPGHAVRPGDGERIWIVGDTMTLLATGERTGGGLVLLENVTAPGGGPPPHVHTREDEFWYVLDGTFEIRIGDRVHELGTGGFAYAPRGTVHNFRNTAATPSRVLVGFTPGGMEGFFRESGRPALDDGPAPPIDADEIARTLAAASRHGVEAVDFDA; this is encoded by the coding sequence ATGATGGCGACGACGCAGGCGCCGGCCGACCCGGGCCACGCGGTCCGTCCCGGCGACGGCGAGAGGATCTGGATCGTCGGGGACACGATGACGTTGCTGGCGACGGGCGAGCGCACCGGCGGCGGGCTCGTCCTCCTCGAGAACGTGACCGCACCGGGTGGCGGGCCCCCGCCGCACGTGCACACCCGGGAGGACGAGTTCTGGTACGTCCTCGACGGCACCTTCGAGATCCGCATCGGCGACCGGGTCCACGAGCTGGGGACCGGCGGGTTCGCCTACGCGCCGCGCGGCACGGTCCACAACTTCCGCAACACCGCCGCGACGCCGAGCCGCGTGCTGGTGGGCTTCACGCCCGGCGGCATGGAGGGCTTCTTCCGGGAGTCCGGGCGGCCCGCGCTCGACGACGGACCGGCCCCGCCGATCGACGCCGACGAGATCGCCCGCACGCTGGCGGCGGCGTCGCGTCACGGCGTCGAGGCGGTGGACTTCGACGCCTGA
- a CDS encoding LysR family transcriptional regulator — translation MPVGDVARLRAFALVAELGSVSAAADVLGYTQSAVSQQLAGLERDTGVPLIDRAQRPLRPTVAGAALLPHAQRVLAAVVGIEGALDDLHSGRRMIRLAAFTSALSSFVPAAVRDLRRANPGLVVRVLQVETREAIDRLRRGEADLAVVHHMPGVAVPDTAGLRRRHLLDDHLSIVLPGRHRLARLDAVRIADLEGEPLILPRRDTPAGRFRAVVEQLCAEAGFTPTVAYELDDLPAVQAFAAAGIGIVPMHGLTLGTVPAGAVTRPLADRPAGSRRIEALLPAGADRLVEQIAERLVVSSRQHARRSRSSGDGAPEDRGRVRA, via the coding sequence ATGCCCGTCGGTGACGTCGCCCGCCTCCGCGCCTTCGCCCTCGTCGCGGAGCTCGGCTCGGTCTCGGCGGCGGCGGACGTCCTCGGATACACCCAGTCGGCCGTCTCCCAGCAGCTCGCCGGCCTGGAGCGCGACACCGGCGTCCCGCTGATCGACCGGGCGCAGCGGCCCCTGCGCCCGACCGTCGCCGGCGCCGCTCTGCTGCCCCACGCCCAGCGCGTGCTCGCCGCCGTCGTCGGCATCGAGGGCGCGCTCGACGACCTCCACAGCGGCCGGAGGATGATCCGGCTCGCCGCGTTCACCAGCGCGCTCTCCTCCTTCGTGCCCGCCGCGGTGCGCGACCTGCGGCGCGCGAACCCCGGCCTCGTGGTGCGGGTGCTGCAGGTGGAGACCCGGGAGGCCATCGACCGGCTCCGGCGCGGCGAGGCGGACCTCGCCGTCGTGCACCACATGCCGGGCGTCGCCGTGCCCGACACGGCGGGGCTGCGCCGGCGCCACCTGCTCGACGACCACCTGAGCATCGTGCTGCCGGGGCGCCACCGGCTGGCGCGCCTCGACGCGGTGCGGATCGCCGACCTGGAGGGCGAGCCGCTCATCCTCCCCCGGCGGGACACCCCGGCGGGACGTTTCCGGGCGGTCGTCGAGCAGCTCTGCGCGGAGGCCGGGTTCACGCCGACGGTCGCCTACGAGCTCGACGACCTGCCGGCCGTCCAGGCCTTCGCCGCCGCCGGGATCGGCATCGTGCCGATGCACGGGCTGACGCTCGGAACGGTGCCGGCGGGGGCCGTGACGCGGCCGCTCGCCGACCGTCCCGCCGGCAGCCGGAGGATCGAGGCGCTCCTGCCCGCCGGCGCGGATCGGCTCGTCGAGCAGATCGCCGAGCGCCTCGTGGTCTCCTCGCGGCAGCACGCGAGGCGGTCGCGGTCGTCCGGTGACGGCGCCCCGGAGGACCGCGGGCGGGTCAGGGCATGA
- a CDS encoding sensor histidine kinase, giving the protein MTAPRRADLGIALAGGAVALVAALPWTGGGAGLVTGGLLGAALGLARWAPAACWALAAALFLVAGAAGTLPGDDSLVAYLAVAAHAFAAGRFDGRRSGVVGMLVIVAAATTGALMAGSAEAVFLFIPPAAWGAGRALRERSVAAAQLATRVRELEAEREAFATLSVRYERARIASELHDIVAHAISVMVVQASAGQRLVGRDDAAAAETFEAIAGAARQAEREMALLVRLLADEPAPGPDLALVEELVSRASGSGLDVRMTLEGEREGLPPDVTQTAYRVVQEGLTNALRYAAGAPVAVRLRGGRDALEVEVVNGPAGDEASLTGIGGGTGLRGLRERAESLGGSLEAGPGADGGWRLAARLPRGAAVAA; this is encoded by the coding sequence ATGACCGCCCCCCGCCGGGCCGACCTCGGGATCGCCCTCGCGGGGGGCGCCGTCGCGCTCGTCGCCGCCCTCCCGTGGACCGGCGGGGGCGCGGGGCTGGTGACGGGCGGCCTGCTCGGGGCCGCCCTCGGCCTCGCCCGGTGGGCGCCCGCCGCGTGCTGGGCGCTCGCCGCCGCCCTCTTCCTCGTCGCCGGGGCCGCCGGCACCCTGCCCGGCGACGACTCGCTCGTCGCCTACCTCGCCGTCGCCGCCCACGCGTTCGCCGCGGGGAGGTTCGACGGCCGCCGCTCCGGCGTCGTGGGGATGCTCGTCATCGTGGCCGCCGCGACGACCGGCGCCCTGATGGCCGGGAGCGCGGAGGCGGTCTTCCTGTTCATCCCGCCCGCCGCCTGGGGGGCGGGGCGGGCGCTGCGCGAGCGGTCGGTCGCCGCCGCGCAGCTCGCCACCCGGGTGCGCGAGCTGGAGGCCGAGCGCGAGGCGTTCGCGACGCTGTCGGTGCGGTACGAGCGGGCGCGGATCGCCTCGGAGCTCCACGACATCGTCGCGCACGCGATCAGCGTCATGGTGGTGCAGGCGAGCGCCGGTCAGCGTCTCGTGGGCCGCGACGACGCCGCGGCCGCCGAGACGTTCGAGGCGATCGCGGGGGCGGCCCGGCAGGCGGAACGCGAGATGGCCCTGCTGGTGCGGCTGCTCGCCGACGAACCCGCCCCCGGCCCCGACCTCGCCCTCGTCGAGGAGCTCGTGTCGCGCGCCTCCGGCAGCGGGCTCGACGTGCGCATGACGCTGGAGGGCGAGCGCGAGGGACTGCCGCCGGACGTGACGCAGACCGCCTACCGCGTGGTCCAGGAGGGCCTCACGAACGCCCTGCGGTACGCGGCGGGCGCACCCGTCGCGGTGCGCCTGCGGGGGGGCCGCGACGCCCTGGAGGTCGAGGTCGTGAACGGCCCGGCCGGAGACGAGGCCTCCCTCACCGGCATCGGCGGGGGCACCGGCCTGCGCGGACTGCGGGAGCGGGCCGAGTCCCTCGGGGGCAGCCTCGAGGCCGGCCCCGGCGCGGACGGGGGGTGGCGCCTCGCCGCACGCCTCCCGCGCGGCGCCGCCGTCGCCGCCTGA
- a CDS encoding sensor histidine kinase, translated as MTNIRERIGGLDIAIAALGVALAAVYMAIQVPDDVVAAPWPAVPLFALCAVPLLWRRVAPLAASVATLAAAGLHVAIFQDDVVRCGVLAPLALILGFAVGARLELRASLIGLVATLGIAFLGTAPDHSSGADVGAFYGFIGPILIGVWGVGRLVHSRGRVVRELEARTGELRAARDERARLEVTGDRARLSAELDALLQRRLAALTELAEAGVDPADPGAAAGTLARIERESRATLEEMRAVVGVLRDEDGAAATAPQPTLTQLDALLVRAKGSGARLTVEGHPRALPAGVELSAYRVVEHLLDALGDAPDVAVVVRFTDDALELRATGPARRRAAAAIERARERARLHDGHVAVTTEGGRAEARVSLPIYATV; from the coding sequence ATGACGAACATCCGCGAGCGCATCGGCGGGCTGGACATCGCCATCGCCGCGCTCGGCGTCGCACTCGCCGCCGTCTACATGGCGATCCAGGTCCCCGACGACGTCGTCGCGGCCCCGTGGCCCGCCGTCCCGCTCTTCGCGCTCTGCGCGGTCCCCCTGCTGTGGCGCCGCGTCGCGCCCCTCGCCGCGTCGGTCGCCACCCTCGCCGCCGCCGGCCTGCACGTCGCGATCTTCCAGGACGACGTCGTCCGGTGTGGTGTCCTCGCCCCGCTCGCGCTCATCCTCGGCTTCGCCGTCGGCGCGCGGCTCGAGCTGCGCGCGTCGCTGATCGGCCTCGTCGCGACGCTCGGCATCGCGTTCCTCGGCACCGCCCCCGACCATTCGAGCGGGGCGGACGTCGGGGCCTTCTACGGCTTCATCGGCCCGATCCTGATCGGCGTCTGGGGCGTCGGCCGCCTCGTCCACTCCCGCGGCAGGGTCGTGCGCGAGCTGGAGGCCCGCACCGGTGAGCTGCGCGCGGCCCGCGACGAGCGTGCCCGCCTCGAGGTCACCGGCGACCGGGCGCGTCTGTCGGCCGAGCTCGACGCCCTGCTGCAGCGTCGCCTCGCCGCCCTGACCGAACTCGCGGAGGCGGGGGTGGACCCCGCCGACCCGGGGGCCGCCGCCGGGACGCTCGCCCGGATCGAGCGGGAGAGCCGCGCGACCCTCGAGGAGATGCGCGCGGTCGTCGGCGTCCTGCGCGACGAGGACGGCGCCGCCGCGACCGCCCCGCAGCCGACCCTCACCCAGCTCGACGCGCTGCTCGTCCGCGCCAAGGGGTCCGGCGCCCGCCTGACCGTCGAGGGCCACCCGCGGGCGCTGCCCGCCGGCGTGGAGCTCTCCGCGTACCGGGTGGTCGAGCACCTGCTCGACGCCCTCGGCGACGCGCCGGACGTCGCCGTGGTCGTGCGCTTCACCGACGACGCGCTGGAGCTCCGCGCCACCGGGCCGGCGCGCCGCCGCGCCGCCGCCGCCATCGAACGCGCCCGCGAGCGGGCGCGCCTCCACGACGGACACGTGGCGGTCACCACCGAGGGCGGGCGCGCCGAGGCCCGGGTGTCGCTCCCCATCTACGCGACGGTCTGA
- a CDS encoding response regulator: MADDQRLLRAGFRVILDSEPDMRVVGEAADGEAAVDVVRRRRPDVVLMDIRMPGLDGLAAAERILSEPGLRTAVVMLTTFDRDEYVFEALRIGASGFLLKDTPADRLLDAVRVAADGDALLAPSITRRLVERFARAARPDAAGPHPRLAALTAREREVLRLVAGGLSNAEIAAELVLGESTVKTHVARLLSKLGLRDRVQAVVLAYETGFVTPAPDDD, translated from the coding sequence GTGGCGGACGACCAGCGGCTGCTGCGCGCCGGGTTCCGGGTGATCCTCGACTCGGAGCCGGACATGCGCGTCGTGGGTGAGGCCGCCGACGGCGAGGCGGCCGTCGACGTGGTCCGCCGGCGCCGGCCGGACGTGGTGCTGATGGACATCCGCATGCCGGGGCTCGACGGCCTGGCGGCGGCGGAGCGGATCCTGTCCGAGCCGGGGCTACGGACGGCGGTGGTGATGCTGACGACCTTCGACCGCGACGAGTACGTCTTCGAGGCGCTCCGGATCGGCGCGAGCGGGTTCCTGCTGAAGGACACGCCCGCGGACCGCCTCCTCGACGCGGTGCGCGTCGCCGCCGACGGCGACGCGCTGCTCGCCCCGTCGATCACCCGCCGCCTGGTGGAGCGTTTCGCCCGCGCCGCACGTCCGGACGCGGCGGGTCCCCACCCACGCCTCGCGGCCCTCACCGCCCGGGAGCGGGAGGTGCTGCGGCTCGTGGCGGGCGGCCTCTCCAACGCCGAGATCGCCGCGGAGCTGGTGCTCGGCGAGAGCACCGTGAAGACCCACGTGGCCCGCCTGCTGTCGAAGCTCGGCCTGCGGGACCGCGTGCAGGCGGTGGTGCTGGCCTACGAGACCGGCTTCGTCACGCCGGCCCCCGACGACGACTAG